From the Chloroflexota bacterium genome, the window GAGAAGGCGGCCTACGTCGGCGACAACCCTGCCCGCGATGTCCAGGGGGCGCGCGAGGCCGGCTTCGGCATGGTCATTCTGCTGTTGGATCCGGCAGAGGCCGACGAGCCTATCGGCGACGAAAACAAGCCCGACTACGTCATCCGTCGGTTGAGCGATCTGCTGGACATCTTCCCGCCACGCCAGACAGCCCAGCCTAACCCGTGATGCGGCGGGAAACGCAGGGAGGAGTGCATGGCGGCAGAGCATGCAGGGCGTGGAGGCAAGGCGCTGGCCGAAGCGGTCAGGGAACTCTATCGCGAGAGGCAAACGGATTATTCGCTGGACCCCATCGTGCTGACCGATGAGCACGGCGAGGCCATCGGCCGCGTCCGGGACGGCGATGCCGTGGTGTTCTGCTGTCGCCGTGGCGAGCGCGAGATTCAACTGACCGAAGCCTTCGCGGATCCGGCGCTGACGCATTTCCCGCGGCGCGAATTCCAAAACCTGACGTTTGTTATCCTCACCCTATACCACGAGAAGTTCAAGGACTTGCCGGTGGCCTTCGCGCCCACCCAGGTCGCGGATACGCTGGGCGAAGTCGTTAGTCGCGCCGGGATGCGCCAGTTGCGCGTGGCCGAGTCCGAGAAGTTCGCCCATGTAACCTTCTTCTTCAACGGGGGCAACGGTCAGCCCTTCGCGGGTGAGGAAGATGTGCGCATCCCTTCCCCGAAGGGCATCCCCTTTGACCAGGTGCCTGAACTCAGCCTGCCGCAAGTGGCGGCGCAGGTTGTGCAGGGCATCGGGCGCGGATACGACCTGATCGTGGCTAACTTCGCCAACGGCGATGTCATCGGGCACACGCAGAGCCGCCAGGCCAAGATCGCTTGCGCCGAGGCCGTGGACCGCGCACTCGGAGATGTGTTGGAAGCGGCCCTCGCCGCCGACTACGTTACGTTCGTTACGGCGGACCACGGCAACCTGGAGGAGATGACGAACGCCGACGGCACGCCCCATGTGGCGCACACCGCCAATCCGGTTCCCTTCGTCCTGATAGACCCGCGTGGGCCTTCGGATGCGGCGGTGCGGGATGGCAGGCTATCGGATGTCGCGCCCACGGTGTTGCGCGCCCTAGGGCTTGCGCAGCCCGACGCGATGCGGGGCGATGGGCTTGCTCCGAATTGGCCCTGGGGTGGACGGCGCCGCGTTCTGCTGCTGATACTGGACGGTTGGGGCCTGGGCAAGCAGGATGAGACCAACCCGATCTTCCTGGCGCACACGCTCGTGTGGGACCGCCTGCTCTCCCAGCGTCCGCATTCGGCGTTGCAGGCGGCAGGCGACGCGGTGGGGCTGAAGTCGGGCAAGCCCGGTAACTCTGAGGCGGGGCACATGAACATCGGCGCGGGGCGGGTCATTCTCCAGGACGACGTGCGGTTGGACATGGCGATGAAGGATGGCTCGTTCTACACGAATGAGACCCTGTGCAGGGTGATCCGCCAGACGCGAGACCGCGGCGCGAGCCTACACCTGCTGGGCCTGCTGACGGAGAAGAGTTCCCACGGCTCCATTGACTACCCCCTGGCGCTCCTGCGCATGGCCAAGGCTGCCGGCCTGGACAGGGTCTATCTGCACATTATTTTTGACGGGCGGAGCACCGAGCCCGGCAGTGCGCCCGCCCTCCTGGAGAAACTGGAAAGCCAGGTGCGGGAAATCGGCGTGGGCCGCATCGTTACCGGCGTGGGCAGAGGCATTGCGCTGGACCGCGACGGGAACTACGCCAAGACCCGAAGGGCCTACGACGCCCTCGTATTCGGTGCGGGGCGAAAACATTCCTTTGCTTAGGCACGGCGGACGTGGACGCCAAGTTTCTGGAGCGGCTGATACAGTCGGCTGAAACGAAAATCGCGATGATCATCATGGGCGGGCTGGGCATGTAGCGCGTCTCCCCCATGCTTTGTAACGCAACTCCGCCGACTTGGATCCGGCGCTGGTGGCCGTGCTGGTCAGGTGGTCGGTGAGCAGGAAGTACCACGTGCTCGTCCCCACGCGCATGGCGACGCGGCGGCCTCCATGGTAGTAGTACTTCACCATCGTGCTGGTGCTGCTGCGCGAGCAGCCGTGCAACCGCGAAGCAACTGGACAGATCGCATACCCCGTCGTATAATAATGTCCGTGCGCGCACGCTCTCGGTTGGCTGGCCCCCTGGGCGATGACACCAGGGCCGTTGTGCCTCCGCGATTCCAGGCTCATCAACGAGGCCTAGAGCCGAGCCGCCGATTGTATGGCACTTGTCCGGCGAACCGCGGAGCCAGATCGTGCCAGTCTTGCGGAGCAGGATTCCCTCAAGACCGCGCGGCACGCCCCAATCGGCCTGTGCCCCTGGGTGCTGGCGCTATTGTTGTCTGCACGTTTTGCAATAGTTCATCGGAGGAATCGCTATGAATCCCCAAGACTACCTAGAGGCGAATGCGAACCGCATCCTGGACGAGGTCATGGAGTTCGCCCGAATCCCGAGCGTCAGCACGGACCCGGCGAGCGCGCCCGACGTGCGCCGCGCTGCCGAATGGGTCGCCGACGCCGTCCGCAAAGCCGGCCCCTTCGTCGTGCAGGTGATTCCCACCCCGCGCCACCCCATCGTTTATGCCGAGTGGCTAGGTGCCCCGGGCGCGCCCACGATCCTGGTGTACGGCCACTACGACGTGCAGCCTCCGGACCCGCTGGAACGATGGGTGAGCGCGCCGTTTGAACCGAACATTCGCGAGGGGCGCATTTACGCGCGCGGAATCTCCGACGACAAGGCGCCCATGTTCGTACCCATCAAGGCCGCCGAGGCCTTTTTCGCCACGGTAGGAGGACTGCCCGTCAACGTCAAATTTCTGTTTGAAGGCGAGGAGGAGATCGGCAGCCCTGACCTGGAAGAGTTCATCCGCCAGAACAAGGAAAAACTGGCGGCCGATTTTGTGATGTCCGCCGACGGCGCCATGTGGCGCATTGACGAGCCGTCCGTTTCCGTGTCCAGCCGCGGCCTGGTTGGCCTTGAAATCATCGTCAGAGGGCCTGCCAAAGATTTGCACTCGGGCCGACACGGGGGAGCCATCGCCAACCCGTTGCACGCCATCGCAAGCCTTATCGCCAGTCTGCACACACCAGAAGGCAGAGTCGCCGTCGCAGGGTTCTACGATGACGTGGTGGAACTGTCGCCCGAGGAACGGGAGGCCATCGCGGCGTTGCCCTTTGACGAGAGGCGCTACTTGAGCGAAGTAGGCGCTCCATCTCTGTTCGGTGAGCCTGGCTACAATACCCTGGAGCGGCAGTGGGTGCGCCCCACCTTGGAGGTCAATGGGATGTGGGGCGGATACCAGGGGCCGGGAGGCAAGACCGTGATCCCCACCGAGGCCCACGCCAAGATCACCTGCCGGCTGGCCCCAGACCAGGACCCGCAGGATGTCCTCGCCAAGGTCGCACGCCACTTGGAGGGCCACACGCCGCCTGGGGTGAAGTTGGATATCCAAGCGTCGGATATTGGGACGCGCGCCTACCGGATACCCTCGGACCATGTCGGCCTGCGCGTGGCCGAAGAGGTGCTGGAGGAGGTGTACGGCAAGAAGCCGCTGCGGGTGCGCATTGGGGGCACCCTGCCCGTTGCCGAGTGG encodes:
- a CDS encoding dipeptidase encodes the protein MNPQDYLEANANRILDEVMEFARIPSVSTDPASAPDVRRAAEWVADAVRKAGPFVVQVIPTPRHPIVYAEWLGAPGAPTILVYGHYDVQPPDPLERWVSAPFEPNIREGRIYARGISDDKAPMFVPIKAAEAFFATVGGLPVNVKFLFEGEEEIGSPDLEEFIRQNKEKLAADFVMSADGAMWRIDEPSVSVSSRGLVGLEIIVRGPAKDLHSGRHGGAIANPLHAIASLIASLHTPEGRVAVAGFYDDVVELSPEEREAIAALPFDERRYLSEVGAPSLFGEPGYNTLERQWVRPTLEVNGMWGGYQGPGGKTVIPTEAHAKITCRLAPDQDPQDVLAKVARHLEGHTPPGVKLDIQASDIGTRAYRIPSDHVGLRVAEEVLEEVYGKKPLRVRIGGTLPVAEWFQRLLNQHVVFFSFSTADEDFHAPNEFFRIHRLHEGLRAWVLYWERMGKMHLT
- a CDS encoding sulfatase-like hydrolase/transferase, which gives rise to MAAEHAGRGGKALAEAVRELYRERQTDYSLDPIVLTDEHGEAIGRVRDGDAVVFCCRRGEREIQLTEAFADPALTHFPRREFQNLTFVILTLYHEKFKDLPVAFAPTQVADTLGEVVSRAGMRQLRVAESEKFAHVTFFFNGGNGQPFAGEEDVRIPSPKGIPFDQVPELSLPQVAAQVVQGIGRGYDLIVANFANGDVIGHTQSRQAKIACAEAVDRALGDVLEAALAADYVTFVTADHGNLEEMTNADGTPHVAHTANPVPFVLIDPRGPSDAAVRDGRLSDVAPTVLRALGLAQPDAMRGDGLAPNWPWGGRRRVLLLILDGWGLGKQDETNPIFLAHTLVWDRLLSQRPHSALQAAGDAVGLKSGKPGNSEAGHMNIGAGRVILQDDVRLDMAMKDGSFYTNETLCRVIRQTRDRGASLHLLGLLTEKSSHGSIDYPLALLRMAKAAGLDRVYLHIIFDGRSTEPGSAPALLEKLESQVREIGVGRIVTGVGRGIALDRDGNYAKTRRAYDALVFGAGRKHSFA